A single region of the Austwickia chelonae genome encodes:
- a CDS encoding FUSC family protein: MHSAYLRSLRESLYRSRFRALEPSRLRRRSVPTLWTVTRLTSAAVLAYLLAVAVNPGLTDLTGPLTALLVVQTSLYATLKMGVFRILSVLTGVLVAIAVSTWVGLSWWSLGLVIAASLLIGSILRLGDNLLEAPISAMLILGVYAHDIAAETRVLNTLIGAGVGAAFSLLLPPSVAPHSAEEALLEVAEETAEAVRRSGREMAEQLDRRRVTSWLHETHSLLPLVEVAAESVAQVEENRRLNPRALVRADVVPILRSGVSTLDRTILSLRAMFQSLEDELPVTAGHPSARGVGYDDELRGAFSVVLIDMGDAIAAFGTLVVAEAEGRQAEAEEALAETLEILRETRAILTDLYFVDGRDNPSAWLLRGSVLASIEAVLRHLDVEERSRQRARRAESERARKVHVMPNLPRIPGVVRSAKNGQPPPGTDTTGR, from the coding sequence GTGCACTCCGCTTATCTCAGGTCCTTACGGGAATCCCTGTACCGGAGCCGATTCCGTGCTCTGGAGCCGTCTCGTCTGCGCAGACGCTCGGTGCCGACCTTGTGGACGGTCACCCGCCTGACCTCTGCCGCCGTCCTGGCCTACCTCCTGGCCGTGGCAGTGAACCCCGGGCTGACCGACCTGACAGGCCCACTGACCGCTCTCCTGGTGGTCCAGACGAGCCTCTACGCCACACTGAAGATGGGGGTCTTCCGGATTCTCTCCGTGCTGACCGGGGTCCTCGTCGCGATCGCCGTCTCCACCTGGGTAGGTCTGTCGTGGTGGAGCCTAGGGCTGGTGATCGCGGCCTCCCTGCTCATCGGGTCGATCCTCCGACTCGGCGACAACCTCCTGGAAGCACCCATCAGCGCCATGCTGATCCTTGGCGTCTACGCCCATGACATCGCGGCAGAGACCCGCGTTCTGAACACCCTGATCGGGGCAGGCGTCGGCGCGGCCTTCTCCTTGCTCCTTCCCCCCTCGGTGGCACCGCACAGTGCGGAGGAGGCCCTCTTGGAGGTCGCAGAAGAAACGGCAGAGGCGGTACGTCGCTCCGGCAGGGAGATGGCCGAACAGCTCGATCGGAGACGCGTGACCTCCTGGCTGCACGAAACCCACTCGCTGTTACCCCTGGTCGAAGTAGCCGCCGAATCCGTGGCCCAGGTCGAGGAGAACCGACGACTCAACCCGCGAGCACTGGTTCGTGCCGATGTGGTTCCCATCCTGCGCAGCGGAGTGTCCACCTTGGACCGCACGATCCTGTCCCTGCGCGCGATGTTCCAATCCTTGGAGGACGAGCTCCCTGTCACTGCAGGGCATCCCTCCGCACGGGGGGTGGGTTACGACGACGAGCTCAGGGGCGCTTTCTCCGTCGTCCTGATCGACATGGGCGATGCCATCGCTGCCTTCGGTACTTTGGTGGTGGCTGAGGCAGAAGGGCGGCAGGCTGAGGCCGAGGAGGCACTTGCCGAGACCTTGGAGATCCTGCGCGAGACCCGGGCCATCCTCACCGACCTCTATTTCGTCGACGGGCGGGACAATCCCTCGGCGTGGCTCTTGCGAGGATCGGTCCTGGCCTCCATCGAGGCGGTCCTCCGCCACTTGGACGTGGAGGAGCGCTCTCGTCAACGAGCCCGTCGGGCGGAGAGCGAACGAGCCCGCAAGGTCCACGTCATGCCGAATCTTCCGCGGATCCCGGGCGTGGTGCGCTCCGCGAAGAACGGCCAGCCACCACCGGGAACAGACACCACCGGCCGTT
- a CDS encoding DUF445 domain-containing protein, with protein sequence MPTIALSVADEQRRRDFIRMRRIATSLLVIAALIFLATLHQGGFWGYVNAAAEAAMVGALADWFAVTALFRHPLGVPIPHTALVPKKKDTFARGLEDFVTGNFLTGEAARERFMSADVSRRLGVWLDDEENSRKLADESAQVLSHALTRIEVEDLRTLIEHSVVPRLDDEPLSPIAGALLAEVVRDGLHHSLVDLVVIEAHAWLRDNPETFNAIVGERAPGWAPGWVNGMIADRAHLEALRWVCAVRDDPGHRVRAALDDLLSDLARDMQQDPATMERLETLKSRLLTHPQTSDAALAIAEVLRAGLQRALEDPAGLLRARIAKELRRLGERLTTEQDLREQVDARAGDAIAFMVDTYGGELAPIISQVIARWDGQEAAEKIELHVGRDLQFIRINGTLVGGLAGLLIHAFSQLVAG encoded by the coding sequence ATGCCCACCATCGCTTTGTCCGTCGCCGACGAGCAACGCCGTCGCGACTTCATTCGAATGCGGCGCATCGCCACCTCCCTGTTGGTGATCGCCGCACTGATCTTCCTGGCCACTTTGCACCAGGGCGGTTTCTGGGGTTACGTCAACGCGGCCGCTGAGGCCGCCATGGTAGGAGCGCTGGCCGACTGGTTCGCCGTGACTGCGCTCTTCCGTCATCCTTTGGGGGTTCCGATTCCCCACACGGCGTTGGTTCCGAAGAAGAAGGACACCTTCGCCCGAGGTCTGGAGGATTTCGTCACTGGCAATTTCTTGACCGGAGAAGCTGCTCGTGAACGTTTCATGTCTGCCGATGTGAGTCGGCGTCTCGGTGTCTGGCTCGACGACGAGGAGAACTCCCGGAAGCTTGCCGACGAGTCCGCGCAGGTTCTTTCCCACGCGTTGACCAGGATCGAGGTCGAGGACCTGCGTACCTTGATCGAACATTCCGTCGTCCCTCGGCTCGATGACGAGCCGCTGAGTCCGATCGCTGGGGCGTTATTGGCCGAGGTGGTCCGTGACGGTCTGCATCATTCCTTGGTCGATCTCGTGGTCATCGAAGCCCACGCCTGGCTGCGGGACAATCCCGAGACCTTCAACGCCATCGTGGGAGAGCGTGCGCCGGGCTGGGCGCCTGGCTGGGTGAACGGCATGATCGCCGACCGGGCTCATCTCGAAGCGCTGCGCTGGGTCTGCGCAGTCCGGGACGACCCGGGACACCGGGTCCGTGCTGCTTTGGATGACCTGCTGAGCGATCTTGCGCGTGACATGCAGCAGGATCCAGCCACGATGGAACGTCTTGAAACTCTCAAGAGTCGCTTGCTGACCCACCCACAGACCTCAGACGCGGCGTTAGCCATCGCCGAGGTTCTCCGGGCTGGTCTGCAGCGTGCGCTGGAGGACCCGGCAGGTCTGTTGCGTGCACGGATCGCCAAGGAATTGCGGCGTCTGGGGGAGCGGCTGACCACGGAGCAGGACCTGCGGGAGCAGGTTGATGCCCGGGCCGGCGACGCTATCGCCTTCATGGTCGACACCTACGGTGGGGAGCTGGCCCCGATCATCTCCCAGGTGATCGCCCGCTGGGATGGGCAAGAAGCTGCGGAGAAGATCGAGCTTCATGTGGGGCGTGATCTGCAGTTCATCCGGATCAACGGAACATTGGTCGGTGGGCTGGCCGGTCTGCTCATTCACGCCTTCAGCCAGCTGGTCGCAGGTTGA
- a CDS encoding AMP-dependent synthetase/ligase — MEHPHLIGLIDESASLHGHRTALSVKRSEQWIRLSYAALKNQTRQIAAALATLGISPGDRVAIFAGNSPEWTLADLGIMSAGAITVTIYQTSSPEQVRHILADSGATIVFIGSAAEARRLAQVRDELPALDKVFSLSTSAEDVANAPTGLIDGTLTELLDQPVAPETATAVEKRIDTMTPDTLATIVYTSGTTGEPKGVCISHGNLLSEVMVMIARFQLSPGLRSMCFLPLSHVFERGWTLVVLANGMENIYVTNPREVAEAMVEIQPDAFCSVPRLYEKVYAVAHEQAGTGAKRKIFDWAVRTGYATQTRRRAGRPVPPYLLAANALADKLVLHRVRDAVGGPKRLMSSGGAAIRSEVIDFFLAADLDIYEGYGLTETAPMISCNAVGQVRIGSVGRPIEGCEVRIADNGEILVRGVNVFNGYWNAPELTQEAFTEGWFHTGDIGHLDEDGYLYVTDRLKDLIITAQGKNIAPAPLENHLSADPLIESAVVVGDNRKYLVALLQPNFAGLEEIGSSRGWPVTDRDALVHHPDVQALYEQKITAAGQGMARHEQIQKFRLLPGELSIDSGEMTPTLKVKRRIVAEHFAHLIEDMYGPESARV; from the coding sequence ATGGAACACCCACATCTGATCGGCCTGATTGACGAGTCTGCCTCGCTCCACGGACACCGCACAGCGCTCAGCGTCAAGCGGTCCGAACAGTGGATACGGCTCTCCTACGCCGCGCTGAAGAACCAGACACGACAGATCGCCGCAGCACTTGCCACGCTGGGCATCTCCCCCGGCGATCGAGTGGCCATCTTCGCGGGCAACAGCCCGGAGTGGACCTTGGCGGATCTCGGTATCATGTCCGCCGGGGCCATCACGGTGACGATCTATCAGACGTCCAGCCCCGAACAGGTCCGGCATATCCTGGCCGACTCCGGCGCAACGATCGTCTTCATCGGTAGCGCAGCCGAAGCCCGGCGGCTGGCCCAGGTCCGAGACGAACTCCCCGCCTTGGACAAGGTCTTCTCCCTGTCGACCTCGGCCGAAGACGTGGCCAACGCGCCGACCGGGCTCATCGACGGCACCTTGACCGAACTGCTCGACCAGCCAGTCGCTCCCGAAACGGCCACGGCTGTCGAAAAGCGGATCGACACGATGACTCCCGACACCCTGGCCACCATCGTCTACACCTCCGGCACCACAGGCGAACCCAAAGGCGTGTGTATCAGCCACGGAAACCTCCTCTCCGAGGTCATGGTCATGATCGCGCGCTTCCAGCTGAGCCCTGGCCTGCGCAGCATGTGTTTCCTGCCGCTTTCCCACGTCTTCGAACGAGGGTGGACCCTGGTCGTTCTCGCCAACGGGATGGAGAACATCTACGTCACCAACCCTCGGGAAGTCGCCGAGGCCATGGTGGAGATCCAGCCCGATGCCTTCTGCTCAGTGCCCCGCCTCTACGAGAAGGTGTACGCCGTCGCGCATGAGCAGGCTGGAACCGGCGCCAAACGGAAGATCTTTGACTGGGCCGTTCGGACCGGCTATGCCACGCAGACCCGCAGGCGAGCAGGAAGACCGGTTCCCCCCTATCTCCTCGCGGCCAATGCTCTCGCCGACAAGCTCGTCCTGCACCGGGTCCGAGATGCTGTGGGAGGACCCAAACGGTTGATGTCCAGCGGCGGAGCAGCTATCCGGAGCGAAGTCATCGACTTCTTCCTCGCGGCCGATCTCGACATCTACGAAGGCTACGGGCTCACCGAAACCGCGCCCATGATCAGCTGTAATGCCGTTGGTCAGGTGCGTATCGGATCGGTCGGCCGCCCGATCGAAGGCTGTGAGGTACGCATCGCAGACAACGGAGAGATCCTTGTCCGCGGAGTCAACGTCTTCAACGGCTACTGGAATGCCCCAGAACTCACCCAAGAGGCCTTCACCGAGGGATGGTTCCACACCGGAGACATCGGCCATCTCGACGAGGACGGCTATCTGTATGTCACCGACCGACTCAAAGACCTCATCATCACTGCGCAAGGTAAGAACATCGCGCCGGCGCCCTTGGAGAACCATCTCTCCGCTGATCCGTTGATCGAGTCCGCAGTGGTCGTCGGAGACAACCGCAAATACCTCGTGGCGCTGCTCCAACCCAACTTCGCCGGCCTGGAAGAGATCGGCAGCAGCCGTGGATGGCCGGTCACCGACCGGGACGCCCTCGTCCATCACCCGGATGTCCAGGCCCTCTACGAACAGAAGATCACCGCGGCAGGCCAGGGAATGGCCCGTCATGAGCAGATTCAGAAATTTCGGCTACTTCCTGGCGAGCTGTCCATCGACTCCGGTGAGATGACACCCACGTTGAAGGTGAAACGCCGGATAGTCGCGGAGCATTTCGCCCATCTCATCGAAGACATGTACGGGCCGGAGAGCGCCCGAGTCTGA